The following proteins come from a genomic window of Kitasatospora sp. NBC_01246:
- a CDS encoding amino acid adenylation domain-containing protein: MTSTDQTTGAARPTEAAHPLTEEQRRLWFLQQLNPADTGFTMYLCRRWSGPLDQGALRAALDRLTARHETLRTRFALDGEAPVQLVEPPAPVPLALVELAPGASERDFTEACRPAVNAPFDLAERPPLRAVLVSAGPDEHALAVVVHHIVSDGWSFRILWRELLALYREETGEAPAGLAPLALRYGDIARAERERAAAGGAEAAFRYWAEKLAGTGRLRLPLDHPRPDHPRHPAGFAPVELGPGLTAALDALARRERCTPFMVLLAAYQCVLARWTGTRDFLVGTPLAGRTEAAQEALVGYFARTGIIRADLTGEPDFRTVLHRVRTAALGALSHQEVPVERLATHLDLPAEAGAAPLYQAVFVHQSQYDLAGGDGGADLPAGVRTASMDSGFERAKTDLLLDSWRTPDGGLTLSFAFDREVLDDTTVAALGARCRALLAAVVEDAALPLHGDWLIGPEEEAELLALGTGPAPGRTGPVRPWLPRFAERVAAAPDAPALECDGRTLSYAELDRRADDLAARLGPVAGQLVAVRLAPSLDLVVALLAVWKAGAGYLPIDPAHPEERRRLMLRESGAVLLLTDEDSEGDGEGEGAESGAGPRIVPAAAPSPGADRAGLAYVLYTSGSTGTPKAVAVDHPALAARVDWMAGPDGYRLAPGDRIVQFASIGFDTHAEELWPALAAGACVVLLPGGGRTLPELLRGPHGRSVTVLDLPTAYWEELVSLDGRTPWPAALRLVVLGGSEARADSVARWRERHGDAVRLVNTYGPTEATVIVTAADLTAPDTTRRPPLGRPLPGVRLYVLDENGALLPRGSAGELHIGGAGLARGYLGRPDLTDAAFRPDPFTGTSPGARMYRTGDRARWRADGQLEYLGRTDEQIKLRGYRIEPAEIEAALSGHPEVAGAAAVVLAGRRLVGYAVPAPGAEPAPAALREHLARSLPAYLVPDTVVLLDRLPLTLNGKLDTAALPTPDPTATAEYLAPRTDAEQLVTDLWGEVLGLPRVGVLDDFFALGGDSLLVTRVVARIRAAVGLDVPIRDAFELSTAAALAARIEDLLIAEIEALSEEEAAARLTD; this comes from the coding sequence ATGACCAGCACCGACCAGACGACCGGCGCCGCCCGCCCGACCGAGGCCGCCCACCCGCTCACCGAGGAGCAGCGGCGCCTCTGGTTCCTCCAGCAACTCAACCCCGCCGACACGGGCTTCACCATGTACCTCTGCCGGCGCTGGAGCGGTCCGCTCGACCAGGGCGCGCTGCGCGCCGCGCTGGACCGGCTGACGGCCCGCCACGAGACCCTGCGCACCCGGTTCGCCCTGGACGGCGAGGCGCCCGTCCAGTTGGTCGAGCCGCCCGCGCCGGTCCCGCTCGCCCTGGTCGAGCTGGCCCCCGGCGCGAGCGAGCGCGACTTCACCGAGGCCTGCCGGCCGGCCGTCAACGCGCCCTTCGACCTGGCCGAGCGGCCGCCGCTGCGGGCCGTCCTGGTCTCCGCCGGGCCGGACGAGCACGCGCTGGCCGTGGTGGTGCACCACATCGTCTCGGACGGCTGGTCGTTCCGGATCCTCTGGCGCGAACTGCTCGCCCTCTACCGGGAGGAGACCGGCGAGGCGCCGGCCGGCCTGGCACCGCTCGCCCTCCGGTACGGCGACATCGCCCGCGCCGAGCGGGAGCGCGCGGCGGCCGGGGGCGCCGAGGCCGCGTTCCGCTACTGGGCCGAGAAGCTGGCCGGCACCGGCCGGCTGCGGCTGCCGCTGGACCACCCGCGGCCGGACCACCCGCGGCATCCGGCCGGCTTCGCCCCGGTCGAGCTCGGCCCCGGACTCACGGCGGCCCTGGACGCACTGGCCCGGCGCGAGCGCTGCACCCCGTTCATGGTGCTGCTGGCCGCCTACCAGTGCGTGCTGGCCCGCTGGACCGGCACCCGGGACTTCCTGGTGGGCACCCCCCTGGCAGGTCGGACCGAGGCCGCCCAGGAGGCACTGGTCGGCTACTTCGCCCGGACCGGGATCATCCGCGCCGACCTCACCGGCGAGCCGGACTTCCGGACGGTGCTGCACCGGGTGCGGACGGCCGCCCTGGGCGCGCTGAGCCACCAGGAGGTACCGGTGGAGCGGCTCGCCACCCACCTGGACCTGCCCGCCGAGGCCGGCGCCGCGCCGCTCTACCAGGCGGTGTTCGTCCACCAGAGCCAGTACGACCTGGCCGGCGGCGACGGCGGCGCCGACCTGCCGGCCGGGGTGCGCACCGCCTCGATGGACTCCGGCTTCGAACGCGCCAAGACCGATCTGCTGCTCGACAGCTGGCGGACGCCGGACGGCGGTCTGACGCTCTCCTTCGCCTTCGACCGGGAGGTCCTCGACGACACGACGGTCGCCGCGCTCGGCGCCCGCTGCCGGGCCCTGCTCGCCGCCGTCGTCGAGGACGCGGCGCTGCCGCTGCACGGCGACTGGCTGATCGGGCCGGAGGAGGAGGCCGAACTCCTCGCGCTCGGCACCGGACCGGCGCCCGGCCGCACCGGGCCGGTGCGCCCGTGGCTCCCCCGCTTCGCGGAACGCGTCGCCGCCGCGCCGGACGCCCCGGCCCTGGAGTGCGACGGCCGCACCCTCTCCTACGCCGAACTCGACCGGCGGGCCGACGACCTGGCCGCCCGGCTCGGACCCGTCGCCGGTCAGCTGGTGGCGGTCCGGCTGGCGCCCTCGCTCGACCTGGTGGTCGCGCTGCTGGCGGTCTGGAAGGCCGGGGCCGGCTACCTGCCGATCGACCCGGCCCACCCCGAGGAGCGGCGGCGGCTGATGCTCCGCGAGTCGGGCGCCGTCCTGCTGCTCACCGACGAGGACAGCGAGGGCGACGGTGAGGGCGAGGGCGCCGAGAGCGGCGCGGGCCCGCGGATCGTCCCGGCCGCCGCGCCCTCCCCGGGTGCGGACCGGGCCGGGCTGGCGTACGTCCTCTACACCTCCGGCTCCACCGGTACCCCCAAGGCGGTGGCCGTCGACCACCCGGCCCTCGCCGCCCGGGTCGACTGGATGGCCGGCCCGGACGGCTACCGGCTGGCGCCCGGTGACCGGATCGTCCAGTTCGCCTCGATCGGCTTCGACACCCACGCCGAGGAGCTCTGGCCCGCCCTCGCCGCCGGCGCCTGCGTGGTCCTGCTCCCGGGCGGCGGGCGCACCCTGCCCGAGCTGCTCCGCGGCCCGCACGGCCGGTCTGTCACGGTGCTCGACCTGCCCACGGCGTACTGGGAGGAACTGGTCTCCCTCGACGGGCGGACGCCCTGGCCGGCCGCCCTGCGGCTGGTGGTGCTCGGCGGCTCCGAGGCCCGCGCGGACTCCGTCGCCCGCTGGCGGGAGCGGCACGGCGACGCCGTCCGGCTCGTCAACACCTACGGCCCGACCGAGGCCACCGTGATCGTCACCGCCGCCGACCTCACCGCCCCGGACACCACCCGGCGCCCGCCCCTCGGCCGCCCGCTCCCCGGCGTCCGGCTCTACGTCCTCGACGAGAACGGCGCCCTGCTCCCGCGCGGCTCCGCGGGCGAGCTGCACATCGGCGGCGCCGGCCTGGCCCGCGGCTACCTGGGCCGCCCCGACCTCACCGACGCCGCCTTCCGCCCCGACCCCTTCACCGGCACGAGCCCCGGCGCGCGGATGTACCGCACCGGCGACCGGGCCCGCTGGCGCGCCGACGGGCAGTTGGAGTACCTGGGCCGCACCGACGAGCAGATCAAGCTGCGCGGGTACCGGATCGAACCGGCCGAGATCGAGGCCGCCCTCAGCGGCCACCCGGAGGTGGCCGGAGCGGCCGCCGTCGTCCTCGCCGGCCGCCGCCTGGTCGGCTACGCCGTCCCGGCCCCCGGCGCCGAACCCGCACCGGCCGCCCTGCGCGAGCACCTGGCCCGGTCGCTGCCCGCCTATCTCGTCCCGGACACCGTCGTCCTCCTCGACCGGCTGCCGCTGACCCTCAACGGCAAGCTCGACACCGCTGCCCTCCCCACCCCCGACCCGACCGCCACCGCCGAGTACCTGGCCCCGCGCACCGACGCCGAACAGCTCGTCACCGACCTCTGGGGGGAGGTCCTGGGCCTCCCCCGGGTCGGCGTCCTCGACGACTTCTTCGCCCTCGGCGGCGACTCCCTCCTGGTCACCCGCGTGGTCGCCCGGATCCGCGCCGCCGTCGGCCTGGACGTCCCGATCCGCGACGCCTTCGAACTCTCCACCGCCGCCGCCCTCGCCGCCCGGATCGAGGACCTGCTGATCGCCGAGATCGAGGCCCTCAGCGAGGAGGAGGCCGCCGCCCGGCTCACCGACTGA